A part of Gemmatimonas groenlandica genomic DNA contains:
- a CDS encoding translocation/assembly module TamB domain-containing protein encodes MRRVIQAVAAVVLVISALAVAAVFLISNSDWGRGQIRIRALSALNGAAHGIVKVGAVSGNLLKGITLHDISITDSAGAPFITAKALRAGYGLRALIGRRIDLRDVRLSDAAIVIERPTDGAWNYDRIFPRDTVAASDSSPSFGDWIVLSDVIVERSRLTVRIPWLPDTALRGAARDSAIAFAVAGNERAVIAPATTGTGWQATQEYRAINGRLPLVRIAHPDYTTQLIRTDSLRLQAFMFAPPGADVRALSGEFEIDTDSVWFRDVAVSLPSSKARLTGRYVIENGDLALRTIAAPIALDDVRFLYPALPTTGGGRLDLSLDWTGPVQRYEARELDVSTLGGRVRGALGLTIGDTLRFDNTDLEFETLSTALIEQLAPSLDLPRTGTLSGRAIVSGTATGMQLDGDVTFDDERSGRSRVYAVGELGAANGVFRARELRVTLAPLQVDLARIAMSSLPVGGTLSGSTILNGQTDTRLDARRIALTHLDRGERSRVEGQAAFRMATASSPSWLDARVTARPLSLVTVGRFAPAAGLRGAVSGPIRATGPLSALGISSTLRTSDGGVVSARGRLDLASEELGYALDVATQLFNANELVEKAPRSSISAQMQARGRGLDPATMRGEYAADALASRVDTVAVDSLRLRLRIGDGIATLDTLTLNAPGVAADATGTFGLSKPSSGDLRYAVRVDSLGLLARYLPRDTTTVFPRPLSTAERLRGARADSSRIATQLAVARAAGVEPLASPVVVDSPPSLRRDTLAGSLTASGRIAGGLGGFNLTGVANGLGIVAMGNRVQRAQAEYSWLGALTDSAQVRLRANADTIVAAGFALDSVVLRGDYFAPGGTAQVAIFQSTDRDYTLNARYAIRPEQREITFEALRLRFDTTLWTAVAPGTVRWGQPGIAIDSLDLRSNTNGRVFANGLVPTDGVADLRLVVQNFQIGDLLGLVQSDLEAQGLIGVDTRITGSGRNPRVVGTAGITRGTYRGTTVPDLQSRFDYADRIMQVDALLTDSARGVARPSATASARLPLDLAFSGVEGSRVLDGEASGELRADSLPLDLLSRVTDAIANVRGDVNGQASLRGTLRKPDVTGALALRNGRSDVVALGITLDRMNASMRLDGDSVVIDSLTADSHGRIAMSGGIGIKSLAAPSFDLRVTAERARVLDNEQGRARADADFTMRGPFDDVSVQGRARIRDGVFYIPKPDSREVINAGDPAVFAVVDTANFRYRELLPESSPLLANMRMDLTLGVDRDTWVRSQEANIEIYSEDDLRITIDRRRQALALDGIVNTDRGEYEFLSKRFQVKRGAVQFIGTQEINPLVQITAEYTVQQPSRQAIDIRVLIGGTLLSPRLSLESDAQPPISQSDLLSYLAFGSDAGSLLQFGGSSLSGGSAGGGLVGTSAALATRQLTGVALGAIVSELEGQAARSLGADVFNITPSNIPTELASGNFGGLTTFLKGTQFEFGKYFTTRTFVGLQVQATTTPGFRVEHQLSRNPGLSIESTFQPRFFLPEPSLSLQEITKANAFGLFLVRRWRF; translated from the coding sequence AGGCGCTACGGGCCGGCTACGGACTGCGGGCGTTGATCGGCCGTCGCATTGACCTCCGCGACGTGCGCCTGAGTGATGCCGCGATCGTGATCGAGCGTCCTACCGACGGCGCGTGGAACTACGATCGCATCTTTCCCAGGGATACGGTCGCGGCGAGCGACAGCAGTCCCAGCTTTGGCGACTGGATCGTGCTCAGCGATGTCATTGTCGAGCGCTCACGACTCACCGTACGCATTCCATGGCTGCCGGACACGGCGTTGCGCGGTGCGGCGCGGGACAGCGCCATCGCATTCGCCGTGGCCGGCAATGAACGCGCCGTCATTGCGCCCGCCACCACCGGAACTGGTTGGCAGGCGACGCAAGAGTATCGTGCCATCAACGGACGACTCCCCTTGGTGCGAATTGCGCATCCCGACTACACCACCCAACTCATTCGCACCGACTCACTTCGACTTCAAGCCTTCATGTTTGCACCGCCCGGTGCTGACGTACGAGCGCTGTCCGGTGAGTTCGAAATCGACACGGATTCGGTGTGGTTTCGCGACGTCGCGGTCTCGCTTCCCTCGTCGAAAGCGCGATTGACAGGCCGATATGTGATCGAGAACGGCGACCTTGCGCTTCGAACCATCGCGGCACCGATCGCGCTCGACGACGTTCGATTCCTCTATCCGGCGCTGCCGACAACTGGGGGAGGGCGCCTCGATCTATCGCTCGACTGGACAGGACCCGTTCAGCGCTATGAAGCTCGCGAACTCGATGTGTCGACGCTCGGCGGCCGGGTTCGCGGCGCCCTTGGTCTCACCATCGGAGACACGCTCCGCTTCGACAACACCGATCTGGAATTCGAAACGCTGAGCACGGCTCTGATCGAACAACTGGCACCCAGTCTCGATCTTCCGCGCACGGGTACCCTGAGCGGTCGGGCGATCGTGAGTGGGACGGCCACCGGGATGCAATTGGACGGCGACGTGACATTCGACGACGAGCGCTCGGGCCGAAGTCGGGTGTATGCCGTCGGTGAACTTGGCGCCGCCAACGGCGTGTTCCGCGCGCGAGAACTGCGCGTCACACTCGCGCCGTTGCAGGTTGACCTGGCCCGCATCGCAATGTCGTCACTGCCGGTGGGCGGAACGTTGTCGGGCAGCACGATTCTGAACGGACAAACGGACACTCGCCTCGATGCACGCCGTATCGCGCTGACCCATCTCGACCGGGGGGAGCGCTCGCGTGTAGAGGGACAGGCCGCGTTTCGCATGGCGACCGCGTCGAGCCCAAGCTGGCTCGACGCGCGCGTCACAGCGCGTCCGCTGTCGCTCGTGACCGTCGGACGCTTCGCGCCGGCAGCGGGATTGCGAGGTGCCGTGTCTGGGCCGATCCGCGCCACCGGCCCGCTGAGCGCGCTCGGCATCAGCAGCACGCTCCGCACGTCAGACGGCGGCGTAGTCAGTGCCCGAGGTCGGCTCGACCTGGCAAGCGAGGAGCTGGGCTACGCGCTCGATGTCGCGACGCAGCTCTTCAACGCCAACGAGCTGGTGGAGAAGGCTCCCCGAAGTTCTATCAGCGCGCAAATGCAAGCGCGCGGACGTGGACTCGATCCCGCGACCATGCGCGGCGAGTACGCGGCCGACGCCCTGGCTTCGCGTGTCGACACCGTCGCCGTCGACTCGCTCCGGTTGCGTCTGCGCATCGGCGACGGCATAGCGACCCTCGATACACTGACCCTCAACGCTCCCGGTGTCGCGGCCGACGCAACTGGCACGTTCGGTCTCTCCAAACCGTCGTCCGGCGATCTCCGCTATGCGGTGCGTGTTGATTCGCTGGGTCTGCTCGCTCGATACCTGCCCCGCGACACCACCACAGTATTTCCCCGTCCCCTTTCCACCGCCGAGCGTCTGCGTGGGGCGCGGGCCGACTCGTCGCGAATCGCAACGCAACTGGCGGTGGCACGGGCTGCGGGGGTTGAACCGCTGGCGTCGCCCGTTGTCGTTGATTCGCCGCCGAGTCTGCGTCGCGATACGCTGGCCGGTTCACTCACCGCCTCGGGACGCATCGCTGGCGGTCTCGGTGGATTCAATTTGACCGGCGTCGCGAACGGGCTGGGCATCGTGGCGATGGGCAATCGCGTACAGCGGGCGCAAGCGGAGTACAGCTGGCTCGGCGCGCTCACCGATAGTGCACAGGTCCGCCTTCGTGCCAACGCCGACACCATCGTGGCAGCTGGGTTCGCGCTCGACAGCGTCGTGCTGCGCGGCGACTACTTCGCGCCGGGAGGAACGGCACAGGTGGCGATCTTCCAGAGCACCGATCGCGATTACACGCTGAATGCTCGCTACGCCATTCGTCCGGAGCAACGCGAGATCACGTTCGAGGCCTTGCGGTTGCGCTTCGATACGACGCTGTGGACTGCGGTCGCCCCCGGTACGGTCCGTTGGGGGCAGCCGGGCATCGCGATCGACAGTTTGGATCTGCGGAGCAACACCAATGGACGGGTATTCGCCAACGGCTTGGTGCCGACCGATGGCGTCGCCGACCTTCGATTAGTCGTACAGAACTTCCAGATCGGTGACCTGCTCGGCTTGGTGCAGAGCGATCTGGAAGCGCAGGGCCTAATCGGTGTCGATACCCGCATTACCGGGTCGGGGCGTAATCCGCGCGTCGTGGGTACCGCCGGCATCACGCGCGGCACGTATCGCGGCACGACCGTACCCGATCTTCAAAGCCGATTCGACTATGCCGACCGCATCATGCAGGTCGACGCGCTCCTCACCGACTCGGCGCGGGGTGTAGCTAGGCCTTCGGCCACGGCGAGCGCACGGCTTCCTCTCGATCTTGCCTTTAGTGGAGTCGAAGGTTCGCGCGTGCTCGACGGCGAGGCGTCGGGCGAGCTTCGCGCTGACAGTCTGCCACTCGATCTGCTGTCGCGCGTCACAGATGCGATCGCGAACGTGCGCGGGGATGTGAACGGTCAGGCGAGTCTACGCGGCACGTTACGAAAGCCCGATGTGACCGGCGCGCTCGCGTTGCGCAACGGGCGAAGCGACGTCGTGGCGCTCGGTATCACGCTCGACCGCATGAACGCGTCCATGCGCCTCGACGGCGATAGCGTGGTGATCGACTCGCTTACGGCCGACAGCCACGGACGTATTGCCATGTCGGGCGGCATCGGTATCAAAAGTCTCGCGGCGCCCAGCTTTGACCTGCGCGTAACGGCAGAGCGCGCCCGTGTGCTTGACAACGAGCAAGGACGAGCCAGAGCCGACGCGGACTTCACCATGCGCGGTCCATTCGACGATGTGTCCGTACAAGGCCGTGCGCGGATTCGGGACGGCGTGTTCTACATCCCGAAGCCCGACAGCAGAGAAGTCATCAATGCCGGCGATCCGGCGGTGTTCGCGGTCGTGGATACCGCAAACTTTCGGTACCGCGAGCTGCTACCTGAGTCGTCGCCGCTCCTTGCGAACATGCGTATGGACCTCACCTTGGGGGTCGATCGCGACACGTGGGTGCGCTCCCAGGAAGCCAACATCGAAATCTACAGCGAGGACGATCTTCGCATCACGATCGATCGACGCCGACAGGCGCTGGCGCTCGATGGTATCGTGAACACCGACCGCGGCGAGTATGAGTTTCTCAGCAAGCGGTTTCAGGTGAAGCGCGGAGCGGTGCAGTTCATCGGCACCCAGGAAATCAATCCGCTGGTGCAGATCACCGCCGAGTACACGGTGCAGCAGCCGTCTCGTCAGGCGATTGATATCCGTGTACTGATCGGCGGCACGTTGCTTTCCCCGCGCCTCTCTCTGGAGAGCGACGCACAGCCGCCGATTTCGCAGAGTGACTTGTTGAGCTATCTGGCGTTCGGCAGCGACGCGGGCTCACTGCTGCAGTTTGGCGGATCGAGCTTGTCGGGCGGATCGGCCGGTGGCGGACTCGTTGGTACCAGCGCGGCGCTCGCGACGCGTCAATTGACCGGTGTGGCGCTAGGCGCCATCGTGAGCGAGCTCGAGGGACAGGCGGCGCGTTCACTCGGCGCCGACGTCTTCAACATCACGCCGTCGAACATTCCGACAGAATTGGCAAGCGGCAACTTCGGTGGGCTCACGACATTTCTGAAAGGCACGCAATTCGAGTTCGGCAAGTATTTCACGACGCGGACGTTCGTGGGATTGCAGGTGCAGGCGACGACGACTCCCGGCTTTCGCGTTGAGCATCAGCTCAGCCGCAATCCCGGACTCTCGATCGAGTCCACGTTTCAGCCGCGCTTCTTTCTCCCTGAACCGTCGTTGTCACTACAAGAAATCACCAAGGCCAATGCCTTCGGATTGTTTCTGGTGCGTCGCTGGCGCTTCTGA